In the genome of Nitrospira japonica, one region contains:
- the zigA gene encoding zinc metallochaperone GTPase ZigA: protein MERYVQPQPNDMRLPVTVLSGFLGAGKTTLLNHMLHNREGFRVAVIVNDMSEVNIDAALILQGGAALSRTDEQLVEMSNGCICCTLREDLLKEVARLAAERRFDYLLIESTGISEPMPVAETFRFQDETGRSLSTVARLDTMATVIDAQNFLRDYRQAEDLKLRGLALGEEDERTITDLLIDQVEFANVLVINKIDLISEEELKELSAILAKLNPDARILHVKYGHVQVSALLNTRLFDFELASQAAGWMKTLRGEESSETDEYGITSFVYRARRPFHPIRWWKLLQQNWAGVLRTKGMFWIATRPDLIGLWSQAGGTGSVRWIGRWYASMPKAQWPSDEEEAQRIHGLWDQEFGDRTQELVVIGRKMDQAVLTAMLDACLVTSVEWTDPVSWKTATDPFPPAGHDLETTVVKV, encoded by the coding sequence ATGGAGCGATATGTGCAACCACAACCGAACGACATGAGGTTACCGGTGACAGTTTTGTCTGGATTCCTGGGAGCAGGAAAAACCACGCTGCTGAATCACATGCTACACAACCGGGAAGGATTTCGAGTGGCGGTCATCGTCAACGATATGAGTGAAGTCAACATTGATGCTGCCCTCATTCTACAGGGTGGAGCGGCCTTGAGCCGCACCGATGAACAGCTCGTGGAGATGAGCAATGGGTGTATCTGCTGCACTCTCAGGGAGGACTTATTAAAGGAAGTAGCACGTCTGGCTGCAGAACGTCGGTTTGACTATCTCCTAATCGAATCGACAGGAATTTCGGAACCGATGCCAGTCGCTGAAACCTTTCGCTTCCAAGACGAAACGGGGCGCAGCTTATCAACCGTTGCGAGACTAGACACAATGGCGACCGTCATCGACGCACAGAATTTTCTACGAGATTATCGTCAAGCTGAAGACCTCAAACTGCGGGGCCTCGCACTTGGAGAGGAGGACGAACGGACAATTACAGACTTGCTCATTGATCAAGTTGAGTTTGCGAATGTCCTGGTGATCAACAAGATCGACCTCATCTCCGAAGAGGAACTCAAAGAACTGTCAGCGATACTCGCGAAACTCAATCCCGACGCAAGAATACTGCATGTCAAATATGGTCACGTCCAGGTGAGCGCGCTACTCAATACTAGGCTGTTTGATTTTGAGCTTGCCAGCCAGGCTGCAGGGTGGATGAAGACCTTGCGTGGAGAAGAATCGTCTGAAACAGATGAGTACGGTATTACGAGTTTTGTGTACCGTGCTCGTCGCCCATTTCATCCGATCCGTTGGTGGAAGCTTCTGCAGCAGAATTGGGCTGGGGTGCTACGCACGAAGGGCATGTTTTGGATCGCGACACGCCCCGACCTGATCGGCCTGTGGTCGCAAGCAGGAGGAACCGGATCCGTGCGTTGGATCGGTCGCTGGTACGCCTCCATGCCCAAGGCTCAATGGCCAAGTGATGAGGAAGAGGCCCAGCGCATCCATGGGCTATGGGACCAGGAGTTTGGAGACCGCACGCAGGAATTGGTCGTGATTGGAAGAAAAATGGACCAGGCGGTCCTGACCGCCATGCTGGATGCGTGTCTCGTCACATCCGTTGAGTGGACCGATCCCGTCAGCTGGAAAACTGCAACGGATCCGTTTCCGCCGGCGGGCCATGACCTGGAGACTACTGTCGTCAAAGTCTGA
- the hemP gene encoding hemin uptake protein HemP: MKPPIATGISRDPLVLTKSQLPMMIVYNGRQYVLILTKQGKLLLNKSVSSSAS, translated from the coding sequence GTGAAGCCACCTATTGCGACGGGGATTAGTAGAGACCCCTTGGTTTTGACGAAGAGTCAGTTGCCAATGATGATTGTGTATAACGGCAGGCAATATGTGTTGATACTCACGAAGCAAGGCAAACTACTGTTGAACAAATCAGTCAGTTCGTCAGCCAGCTAA
- a CDS encoding TonB-dependent receptor: MHESRLTFTSRFARTICFFTVALVTAMHNVGSAQDNSTEPADQHESAEVIATQEVTVSATRMDDPLKTVSQSVTIVTKEELFEQTTINQTRNLADILPKLVPGLAINNGSTDNFGQSIRGRDILILIDAVPQYSSINNGRDFNTIDPASIERIEVVRGSTAIYGSGSSGGIINIITKKAVKGKPSFNTDVSTNMSLTHPEASFGGSLTQGVTGGKGPFDYTLTGTFARIGGQFDAKGDRTMPGYQNFTGSLADSNVANIHAKIGLEFGRHRFQLSENFHQIRQHTKYTFDPSVDATCPSPFDPAVPCTRTKARYLSGLSLSDQTNQTNNVTSLNYTAKDLFWGSRADAQLYWRGVRTLFPPFDLSQFSSPALEFPILAGRTSSDTYGGRFQMVTPLPLAWSPRLLYGADYSFENSTQTGDIFDTATYAASGGRVFQKVREAPIQPFWRQNNFGLFAQAELKPLEWVVLRGGMRYEINRVKASDNFFPTTPPIEQTGGIADYSVPVFNGGITVIVNDPINVFFNYSQGFSVPNLTALAGTVGQLNFAPVRTTNYEIGARGDWDRIQSTLAIFYNTSDLATYFDPITNTMARAPQRRWGLEFTGDVRPWERWKVGTTVSYVQGQIDPDLDGHFQAMSTINIPPVKVTGYLEHLTISSVNWRTRVQIMYSGPRTTAYNAWNGSNGAVGERFPIVSFAVVDLISTINVGPGTLRFAVENLLNTLYYTPQTQADFTSNRAYTSARGTIATIGYLLTY, translated from the coding sequence ATGCACGAAAGCCGTCTCACGTTTACGTCCCGTTTTGCACGCACTATATGCTTCTTCACGGTTGCTCTGGTAACCGCCATGCATAATGTTGGCTCTGCTCAAGACAATTCGACTGAGCCGGCCGATCAACATGAATCTGCGGAGGTGATCGCCACTCAGGAGGTAACCGTATCAGCTACACGTATGGACGATCCGCTAAAAACTGTCTCGCAATCGGTGACCATCGTCACGAAAGAAGAACTATTCGAGCAAACCACGATCAACCAAACGCGGAATCTCGCGGACATCTTGCCTAAGTTAGTGCCTGGACTCGCAATTAATAATGGCAGCACAGACAATTTTGGGCAGAGTATTCGAGGCCGAGATATCCTGATTTTGATCGATGCCGTGCCGCAATATTCCAGCATCAACAATGGTCGAGATTTTAACACGATCGATCCGGCTTCCATTGAGCGCATTGAGGTCGTCCGCGGATCAACGGCAATCTATGGTAGTGGATCCAGCGGCGGGATCATTAACATCATTACGAAAAAAGCAGTAAAGGGCAAGCCATCATTCAACACGGATGTCAGCACGAACATGTCCTTGACCCATCCGGAGGCGAGCTTCGGAGGTTCGTTGACACAAGGTGTCACGGGCGGAAAGGGACCCTTCGACTATACCCTGACTGGAACCTTCGCAAGGATCGGTGGGCAGTTCGATGCTAAAGGGGACCGGACAATGCCAGGCTATCAGAATTTCACCGGCAGTCTTGCTGACAGCAACGTTGCGAATATTCATGCCAAGATTGGCCTCGAGTTCGGCCGACACCGGTTTCAGTTGTCAGAAAACTTTCACCAAATCCGGCAACATACGAAGTATACGTTCGACCCGTCAGTGGATGCGACCTGTCCGTCGCCATTCGACCCCGCGGTGCCATGCACACGCACTAAAGCGCGGTACCTTTCAGGACTGAGTCTGTCAGATCAAACAAACCAAACAAACAATGTAACGAGTCTCAACTATACGGCAAAAGATTTGTTTTGGGGGAGTCGGGCCGATGCCCAATTATATTGGCGTGGCGTCCGTACGTTATTCCCACCATTCGATTTGTCTCAATTCAGTTCTCCAGCTTTGGAATTCCCAATTCTCGCCGGCCGGACCAGTTCCGATACATACGGCGGAAGATTTCAAATGGTCACGCCCCTCCCACTCGCTTGGAGTCCGCGATTGCTGTACGGAGCCGACTACAGTTTCGAGAACAGTACCCAAACGGGGGATATCTTTGACACCGCTACCTATGCCGCCAGCGGGGGACGGGTCTTCCAGAAAGTACGCGAAGCGCCCATCCAACCGTTCTGGAGACAAAACAACTTCGGACTCTTTGCACAAGCAGAGCTCAAACCGCTCGAGTGGGTGGTCCTCCGTGGAGGCATGCGCTATGAGATCAATCGAGTGAAGGCATCGGACAATTTTTTCCCTACTACTCCGCCAATCGAGCAAACCGGGGGAATTGCCGACTATTCGGTGCCGGTCTTTAATGGCGGTATCACAGTCATCGTGAATGATCCTATCAATGTCTTTTTCAACTACTCTCAAGGGTTTTCGGTGCCCAACCTCACCGCGCTGGCCGGCACAGTAGGGCAACTAAATTTTGCCCCAGTTCGCACGACCAATTATGAAATAGGTGCCAGGGGCGACTGGGATCGTATTCAATCGACGCTGGCAATTTTCTACAATACGTCTGATCTGGCCACCTATTTCGACCCCATAACCAACACTATGGCGCGCGCTCCGCAACGCAGATGGGGTTTGGAATTCACGGGGGATGTTCGGCCGTGGGAAAGATGGAAGGTTGGCACGACAGTGAGTTATGTCCAGGGGCAAATTGATCCCGATCTCGATGGACACTTCCAAGCCATGTCCACCATCAATATTCCACCTGTCAAGGTCACAGGTTACCTCGAACACCTGACCATTTCCAGTGTGAACTGGCGAACCCGTGTTCAAATCATGTATTCAGGCCCCCGCACGACAGCTTACAACGCCTGGAATGGCTCAAATGGAGCCGTTGGCGAACGCTTCCCCATCGTCAGCTTCGCGGTCGTTGATCTCATCAGTACGATCAATGTAGGCCCCGGTACGTTACGTTTCGCTGTGGAGAATCTTTTGAACACCTTGTACTACACCCCACAGACCCAGGCGGATTTTACCTCGAACCGCGCGTACACCTCTGCTCGGGGAACTATTGCAACGATTGGGTACTTGTTGACCTATTAG
- a CDS encoding DUF4062 domain-containing protein has translation MSYTANVIKVMIASPVDVPQERRIVRELIHEWNAIHSEDRGIVLMPVCWETHSSPEMGDRPQAIVNRQVLSDSDLLIAVFWTRLGSPTGEAQSGTVEEIEEHRRAGKPAMIYFSSAPVLPDSVDSGQYQALKTFKDSCRKRGLIEEYENLSQFREKLVRQLAQTIIRNFTADEVNLADLPVIRPDPIPSISSAARELLLEATQDTNGVIMRLQTHGGTSVVTHGRNFVSSSDARETARWRSAVDELYRQDMIEDRTGKGEVFFVTDQGYIIADRLRDQSPA, from the coding sequence ATGTCGTATACAGCCAATGTTATAAAGGTGATGATCGCTTCGCCGGTGGATGTGCCCCAAGAACGAAGGATAGTACGCGAACTAATTCACGAGTGGAATGCAATACACTCAGAAGATCGAGGAATCGTCCTAATGCCGGTCTGTTGGGAAACTCATTCATCGCCCGAGATGGGCGACAGACCGCAAGCGATAGTTAATCGACAAGTCTTGAGCGATTCGGATCTGCTTATCGCGGTCTTTTGGACCCGTCTTGGAAGCCCTACTGGTGAAGCTCAAAGCGGAACTGTCGAAGAGATCGAAGAACATCGACGAGCAGGCAAACCCGCGATGATCTATTTCTCTTCCGCACCTGTCCTTCCCGACAGCGTGGATAGTGGGCAATACCAAGCACTTAAGACCTTCAAAGACTCATGCAGAAAGCGTGGACTCATAGAAGAGTACGAAAACTTATCACAATTCAGAGAGAAGTTAGTTCGTCAGCTGGCGCAGACGATAATTCGCAATTTCACGGCAGATGAGGTCAATTTAGCCGATCTGCCGGTGATCCGTCCTGATCCGATCCCTTCCATTTCCAGCGCAGCACGAGAACTATTGCTTGAAGCAACCCAAGATACTAATGGCGTGATCATGCGGCTCCAAACTCACGGGGGAACAAGTGTGGTCACTCATGGTCGGAACTTTGTTAGTAGCAGCGATGCCCGCGAAACGGCTCGCTGGAGAAGCGCTGTCGATGAGTTATATAGGCAGGATATGATTGAGGACAGGACCGGTAAGGGAGAGGTCTTCTTTGTCACCGACCAAGGTTACATCATTGCCGATCGCCTTCGGGACCAGAGTCCTGCATAA
- the rpmG gene encoding 50S ribosomal protein L33, translated as MREIIALACTGCATPGKSVYWTTKNKKNDPDRIEMKKYCSFCRHHASHKEKR; from the coding sequence ATGCGTGAGATCATTGCCCTGGCTTGTACCGGTTGTGCGACACCGGGGAAATCGGTCTATTGGACAACGAAGAATAAGAAGAATGATCCCGACCGTATCGAAATGAAGAAGTACTGTTCCTTCTGCCGTCACCATGCTTCGCACAAGGAGAAACGTTAG
- a CDS encoding S1 family peptidase — translation MSQEIGQEKLERHIFQFSVMQTRQEACSAHSLKELCMRRPQGFMALIPPFFLDCIVAIGLLANDGSKHWVATGFMYGEFYEKVSDETQRYHTFLVTNRHVLAGKTLMFVRANVEGKEPAKEFKLPLQDDKGRPIWFSHPDPAVDIAVVPTGFDAIRQEHKLRLNFFRSDAHVLDLSSASKLGVSEGDGVYVLGFPMELVGGEQNYVIARQGIIARIRDALSGSAKEFLIDTTIFPGNSGGPVIIRPEAVAIQGTQPLGSANLIGVVKGYLPYSEMAISTQTNQPRIIFQENSGLAQIIPIDLVNETIAAYWKSKEHH, via the coding sequence ATGAGCCAGGAAATTGGTCAAGAGAAGCTCGAGCGCCACATATTTCAATTTAGTGTTATGCAAACCCGGCAGGAAGCCTGTTCGGCACATTCACTAAAGGAGCTTTGCATGCGTAGACCACAAGGATTCATGGCGCTCATTCCCCCTTTTTTTCTCGACTGCATAGTCGCTATTGGTCTCTTAGCAAATGACGGTAGCAAGCATTGGGTGGCCACTGGCTTCATGTATGGAGAGTTTTACGAGAAGGTGTCAGATGAAACACAACGATACCACACCTTTTTAGTGACTAACCGTCATGTATTAGCTGGAAAAACGCTCATGTTCGTTAGAGCCAACGTTGAAGGGAAAGAACCAGCAAAAGAATTTAAGTTACCCCTTCAAGATGATAAGGGCAGGCCAATTTGGTTCTCTCACCCCGACCCTGCTGTCGACATTGCCGTTGTGCCAACTGGCTTCGATGCGATAAGACAGGAACACAAGCTCAGATTGAATTTTTTTCGTAGTGATGCTCATGTGCTAGATCTCTCGAGCGCGAGCAAACTTGGTGTGTCGGAAGGTGATGGAGTCTATGTCTTAGGTTTCCCTATGGAGCTCGTAGGAGGAGAACAGAACTATGTAATAGCTCGGCAAGGTATTATTGCGAGAATCAGGGACGCTCTTTCGGGCAGTGCGAAAGAATTCTTGATTGATACCACGATTTTCCCAGGCAACAGTGGCGGCCCTGTCATCATCAGGCCAGAGGCCGTAGCAATTCAGGGGACTCAACCATTAGGTTCGGCCAATCTGATCGGGGTGGTGAAAGGGTACTTACCATATTCTGAGATGGCAATTAGTACCCAAACAAATCAACCACGGATAATATTTCAAGAGAATTCTGGCCTAGCACAGATCATTCCTATCGACCTCGTAAACGAGACAATAGCTGCTTACTGGAAAAGCAAGGAGCACCACTAG
- the rpsR gene encoding 30S ribosomal protein S18, whose amino-acid sequence MLPPQRQRVLDESAPIDWTNAEYLRPFLSDQGRILPRRMTGNTPKRQRLIARAIKRARHMALLPFAGAS is encoded by the coding sequence ATGCTCCCACCACAGCGGCAGCGTGTATTAGACGAGAGCGCGCCCATTGATTGGACGAACGCCGAATACCTACGACCGTTCCTAAGCGACCAGGGAAGGATTCTGCCGCGGCGAATGACAGGCAATACCCCGAAGCGTCAACGCTTAATTGCCAGAGCAATCAAGCGAGCACGCCATATGGCACTGTTGCCCTTCGCAGGTGCGTCCTAA
- a CDS encoding AAA family ATPase: protein MRIKNIAIKNFRSIKDANLLFPENNLLILVGANNAGKSNIVRTVNNILGPEWWTHEKLQARDHYGHDTDNQISIKLSFDTQDIISFKWHYQQSQYKLFGNGSFLTNELKGQFPCTYLGADRTFDRQCHSTIGHCWEE from the coding sequence ATGAGAATTAAGAACATCGCCATAAAAAACTTTCGTTCCATTAAGGACGCCAATCTTCTATTCCCAGAAAATAATTTACTTATTCTGGTAGGGGCTAACAATGCCGGCAAGTCGAACATCGTTAGAACCGTGAACAATATTTTAGGCCCTGAATGGTGGACACACGAGAAACTCCAAGCCCGAGATCATTATGGACATGATACGGACAATCAGATATCGATCAAGCTCTCTTTTGACACACAAGACATAATTTCATTCAAATGGCACTACCAACAATCGCAGTACAAATTGTTCGGTAACGGAAGTTTTCTGACTAACGAATTGAAGGGACAATTTCCGTGTACCTACCTCGGGGCTGACAGAACTTTTGACCGTCAATGTCATTCAACGATTGGACACTGCTGGGAAGAATAA
- a CDS encoding endonuclease/exonuclease/phosphatase family protein yields MRLATFNVENLFDRPKIMNLPKWSDGAQVLKDYARLNELVAQDSYSTADKQELINIMGKYPGLNSPQKKDSKYIHLRDIRGDFFKKPKSKPVEIVANGRGDWIGWFELKTEHIKEVATENTARIVHLVNADIIGIVEAEDRMGLTEFNSAAIKKIGGQPYEHVMLIDGNDDRGIDVGIMSRKAFAIDSMRSHVDDKKGSLSIFSRDCPEYLFTLPSGTRLLVLINHFKSKGYGTAASSNTKREDQAKRVREIYDLRRQEGIAHIAIIGDFNDIPTSVPLSHLLQQGSDLKDTSQHPQFHGDGRTGTHGDGAASSKFDYILLSPALWAVVQQAGVERRGVWGGKNGKLWPILPEMKSEKDAASDHAALWVDLAI; encoded by the coding sequence ATGCGACTCGCCACCTTTAATGTCGAAAATCTCTTCGACCGACCGAAGATCATGAATCTGCCCAAGTGGAGCGATGGCGCTCAAGTCCTCAAGGACTATGCCCGACTGAACGAGCTTGTCGCTCAGGACTCCTACTCCACGGCCGACAAACAAGAACTGATCAACATCATGGGGAAGTATCCGGGGTTGAACTCGCCGCAGAAGAAAGACAGCAAGTACATCCACCTTAGGGACATCAGAGGTGATTTCTTTAAGAAACCCAAGAGTAAGCCAGTCGAGATCGTAGCCAATGGACGAGGCGACTGGATTGGCTGGTTCGAATTGAAGACGGAACACATCAAAGAAGTGGCCACGGAGAATACCGCCCGCATCGTCCATCTGGTGAATGCCGACATTATTGGGATCGTCGAGGCGGAAGATCGCATGGGATTGACCGAGTTCAATAGTGCCGCGATCAAGAAGATCGGAGGACAGCCCTATGAGCACGTCATGCTGATCGATGGCAATGATGACCGTGGGATCGACGTCGGCATTATGAGCCGCAAAGCCTTTGCCATCGACTCCATGCGCAGTCACGTAGACGACAAGAAGGGTTCATTGTCGATCTTTAGTCGTGATTGTCCCGAATATCTCTTCACGCTGCCATCCGGTACCCGTTTGCTGGTGCTGATCAATCACTTCAAGAGCAAGGGGTATGGGACAGCAGCCTCGTCCAATACCAAGCGAGAGGACCAAGCCAAACGAGTCCGAGAAATTTATGATCTTCGCCGGCAGGAGGGTATCGCCCACATCGCCATTATTGGAGACTTCAATGATATTCCCACCAGCGTGCCGCTAAGTCACCTACTTCAACAGGGATCTGATTTAAAAGATACTAGTCAACATCCCCAGTTCCACGGTGACGGTCGGACCGGCACACATGGGGATGGCGCTGCGTCGAGCAAGTTTGACTACATTTTGCTGTCACCCGCGCTGTGGGCTGTGGTTCAACAAGCCGGGGTCGAGCGACGCGGTGTCTGGGGTGGGAAGAACGGTAAGTTATGGCCGATCTTACCAGAAATGAAATCAGAAAAGGATGCCGCCTCCGACCATGCGGCGCTTTGGGTGGATCTGGCGATCTGA
- the rpsN gene encoding 30S ribosomal protein S14: MAKLSSHLRNEKRKQLVAKYAERRHALKTIIKSQRSTHEEKRVAQSALNRLPRNSSPVRVRNRCALSGRVRGFLRRFNMSRIDFRLLALRGDIPGVRKASW; this comes from the coding sequence ATGGCGAAACTGAGCAGTCATTTGCGGAATGAAAAGCGGAAGCAGTTAGTCGCTAAGTATGCCGAAAGGCGGCACGCCTTAAAGACCATTATCAAGAGTCAGAGAAGCACTCACGAAGAAAAGCGAGTCGCGCAGAGCGCCTTGAACCGTTTGCCACGCAACTCTTCACCCGTTCGCGTTCGGAATCGCTGCGCGCTCTCGGGACGAGTGCGAGGATTTCTTCGCCGATTCAATATGTCACGCATCGACTTTCGATTGCTGGCGCTCAGAGGGGACATTCCCGGCGTGCGCAAGGCAAGTTGGTAA
- a CDS encoding caspase family protein, whose product MRKALVVGINFYSHASELYGCVDDAHAVKSALERNSDGTVNFAVKLLTGTGPSDRVLRSQLREHIQDLFSDESETALFYFAGHGHVEATGGYLIASDSKTGDEGIPLGDVLTFANRSAARNRIIVLDSCHSGIAGTNPSAPTNAEIKEGTTILTASTADQYANEKNGAGVFTSLFVDALNGAAGNLVGDVTPGSVYAHIDQSLGPWDQRPVFKTNVKSFVSLRKVQPPISLIELQRITEFFPFPGFEFKLDPSYEPERQSQDSTIPIPNPVNTAKFAILQKYNRVNLVVPVDAPHMWHAAMSSKACKLTVLGEHYRRLVEQNRI is encoded by the coding sequence ATGCGAAAGGCGCTCGTGGTCGGAATCAATTTTTACAGTCATGCCTCCGAGCTATATGGTTGTGTTGACGATGCCCATGCCGTAAAGAGCGCCTTAGAGAGAAATAGCGACGGCACTGTAAATTTCGCGGTAAAGCTTCTCACGGGTACTGGACCAAGTGACCGCGTCTTGCGGTCGCAGTTAAGGGAGCACATTCAGGATCTTTTTTCAGATGAGTCCGAAACTGCGCTCTTCTATTTCGCTGGACACGGTCATGTTGAAGCGACTGGTGGGTATCTTATTGCAAGTGATTCGAAAACAGGTGATGAGGGCATACCTTTAGGAGACGTTCTTACGTTTGCAAACCGGTCTGCTGCCAGAAATAGAATCATCGTGCTGGATAGCTGTCACTCCGGAATTGCAGGAACCAACCCTTCGGCACCAACAAACGCCGAAATTAAGGAAGGCACCACGATTCTTACCGCATCCACGGCAGACCAATATGCGAACGAGAAGAACGGCGCCGGTGTATTCACATCGCTTTTCGTTGACGCGCTCAACGGGGCAGCAGGGAACCTAGTGGGCGATGTAACTCCTGGAAGCGTTTATGCACATATTGATCAGTCACTCGGTCCGTGGGATCAGCGCCCGGTGTTCAAAACCAATGTGAAAAGCTTTGTATCTTTACGAAAAGTCCAACCGCCTATTAGCTTGATTGAGCTCCAGCGAATTACAGAGTTTTTCCCTTTTCCAGGATTTGAGTTTAAACTCGATCCCTCATATGAACCAGAGCGGCAAAGCCAAGATTCGACGATTCCAATCCCAAACCCTGTCAACACAGCCAAATTTGCAATCCTTCAAAAGTACAATCGCGTGAACCTCGTTGTTCCCGTGGACGCCCCACATATGTGGCACGCAGCGATGAGCAGCAAGGCTTGCAAGCTTACAGTCCTAGGAGAACACTACCGCAGGCTCGTAGAGCAAAATAGAATTTAG
- a CDS encoding TIR domain-containing protein: MLSGQSVFPDSPFEFKDASVKDHLTGDWQEKVRRKMDNIDVVIVLCGERTHTARGVAAELTIAQEKDKSYFLLAAYGDKQCTRPTSAKSTDKLYNWTWENLKTLIDGGR, encoded by the coding sequence ATGCTGTCAGGGCAATCGGTTTTCCCCGATAGCCCTTTTGAATTCAAAGATGCCTCAGTAAAAGATCACTTGACTGGAGACTGGCAAGAGAAGGTCCGGCGTAAAATGGACAATATTGACGTCGTTATTGTCCTTTGTGGCGAACGCACACACACGGCAAGAGGTGTGGCTGCGGAGCTAACGATTGCGCAGGAGAAGGACAAATCATATTTCCTATTGGCAGCTTACGGAGATAAGCAATGCACGAGGCCGACATCAGCGAAATCCACAGACAAGCTCTACAATTGGACGTGGGAGAACCTCAAGACGCTGATCGACGGAGGTAGATAG
- a CDS encoding plasmid mobilization relaxosome protein MobC, whose amino-acid sequence MGKTAKRTTTVTVELGELKAPWQAWCDEHKVTPSHALRNALRQAMDRRATRAPAPRLRVTPKPERATARMEVNLTPSELAALKRMAGHEGCVPTKCVVAMIRTKSTGQPHLGQPELEGLARSNQQLLALGRNLNQIAKVFNTSPRHQVAFRVEVITELSRVIQAHTKKVSDLLRGTVERWHIQ is encoded by the coding sequence ATGGGGAAAACAGCAAAACGGACGACCACGGTGACGGTGGAGCTGGGTGAACTGAAAGCGCCCTGGCAGGCCTGGTGTGACGAGCACAAGGTAACTCCGAGCCATGCCCTGCGGAACGCCCTTCGGCAGGCCATGGACCGGAGAGCAACGCGGGCTCCTGCGCCTCGGTTGCGCGTCACGCCGAAGCCTGAACGAGCCACTGCTCGCATGGAAGTGAACCTCACGCCGTCAGAACTCGCTGCCCTGAAGCGGATGGCCGGTCACGAAGGCTGTGTGCCGACGAAATGTGTGGTGGCGATGATCCGCACCAAGTCGACCGGACAGCCGCATCTCGGGCAGCCGGAATTGGAGGGATTGGCCCGGTCGAATCAACAACTGCTTGCCTTGGGCAGGAACTTGAACCAGATTGCGAAAGTCTTCAATACCTCGCCTCGGCACCAAGTTGCGTTTCGCGTCGAGGTCATCACTGAACTCTCTCGCGTGATCCAGGCCCATACGAAGAAGGTGTCCGATCTCTTACGCGGGACGGTAGAGCGCTGGCACATCCAATGA
- a CDS encoding GNAT family N-acetyltransferase — MATISPLTIQTKYDEPCIVRNPSKADAQAWIDHATMVMQESDFTKTDPEDVTTSHPELEEWITEMNIATATLALVAEVKGRLVGTLYCRAYKASRMSHVCVFAMSVRKEWWRQGVGTALVRTLNGWATQHPLIRKVTMRVLVHNERALALYKKLGFFVEGRFAQAVKAENGKFVDDYEMSLFVKFR; from the coding sequence ATGGCGACAATTAGTCCCCTAACAATTCAAACGAAATACGACGAGCCCTGCATAGTGCGCAATCCCAGTAAAGCTGACGCACAGGCATGGATCGACCACGCGACTATGGTTATGCAAGAAAGTGATTTTACGAAAACTGACCCCGAAGACGTCACCACGTCTCATCCTGAGCTAGAAGAGTGGATCACCGAAATGAATATCGCCACAGCGACTCTCGCCTTGGTGGCTGAAGTCAAAGGTCGTCTGGTCGGCACGCTTTACTGTCGTGCTTACAAGGCAAGCCGGATGTCCCATGTCTGTGTCTTTGCGATGTCAGTGAGGAAGGAGTGGTGGAGACAAGGAGTGGGTACGGCTTTGGTGCGAACTCTCAACGGATGGGCCACCCAGCATCCCCTGATTCGAAAGGTGACCATGCGAGTGCTAGTTCACAATGAGCGTGCGCTGGCACTGTACAAGAAGCTTGGTTTCTTTGTTGAAGGTCGCTTTGCTCAAGCCGTGAAAGCTGAGAATGGGAAGTTTGTGGATGACTACGAAATGAGCCTCTTCGTGAAATTCAGATGA
- a CDS encoding very short patch repair endonuclease, with translation MAAVRSKNTTPELTLKKALRTLQRKFRSHPSNIPGRPDFAFPNQRVAIFVDGDFWHGRQWKLRGLESLDRQFSRCLNKEYWIKKINRNVQRDKSNTRMLRRLVGEGRGASRLGLAQVS, from the coding sequence ATGGCGGCGGTACGATCGAAGAACACTACACCAGAACTTACGCTTAAAAAGGCGCTTCGTACTCTACAAAGAAAGTTTCGGTCCCATCCTTCAAACATTCCCGGAAGACCAGATTTCGCGTTCCCAAATCAACGAGTAGCAATCTTCGTTGATGGCGATTTCTGGCATGGTCGCCAGTGGAAACTGCGGGGTCTAGAATCTCTTGATCGACAATTCTCAAGATGCTTGAACAAAGAGTACTGGATTAAAAAGATCAATCGAAATGTCCAGCGCGACAAGAGTAATACCCGGATGCTTCGACGACTGGTCGGTGAGGGGCGCGGGGCGTCTCGGCTAGGGTTGGCGCAGGTGAGCTGA